Proteins from one Pseudobdellovibrionaceae bacterium genomic window:
- the rfaD gene encoding ADP-glyceromanno-heptose 6-epimerase: MILVTGANGFIGSQMVKLLNEKEPQTPVLAVDVVSPETRPAPLRGLNYRYMGRLEMFNFIQTPEAKRDITAVIHMGANSSTTETNWDLLLDVNVGDSQKLWTWCAEHGKTFIYASSAATYGSGDKGYDDRTDARELTALNLYGRSKVEFDIWARAQTKTPPHWYGLKFFNVYGPQETHKGAQASVALKAFHQIRDTGRLQLFKSDLPDYKDGEQKRDFIYVKDICLWIHELLTKKPQSDIYNMGTGQARTWVDLATAVFHALERPVQIDFIEMPANLKGQYQYFTEAKMEKWRAQGLSPIRYDLEAGVKDYVRNFLLQEKN; this comes from the coding sequence ATGATTTTAGTGACCGGAGCGAACGGATTTATTGGCAGCCAGATGGTGAAACTCCTGAACGAAAAGGAGCCCCAAACCCCCGTTCTCGCGGTCGACGTCGTCAGTCCCGAAACCCGTCCCGCCCCCTTGCGCGGCCTGAACTACCGCTACATGGGCCGCCTCGAAATGTTCAATTTCATCCAGACTCCGGAAGCCAAACGCGACATCACCGCGGTCATCCACATGGGCGCGAACTCTTCGACCACCGAAACGAACTGGGATCTGCTGCTCGACGTGAACGTCGGCGACAGCCAGAAACTGTGGACCTGGTGCGCCGAGCACGGAAAGACCTTCATCTACGCCTCGAGCGCCGCCACCTACGGCAGCGGCGACAAAGGCTACGACGATCGCACGGACGCGCGCGAATTGACCGCGCTGAATCTGTACGGCCGCTCGAAAGTCGAATTCGACATCTGGGCGCGCGCGCAAACTAAAACGCCCCCGCACTGGTACGGACTGAAGTTCTTCAACGTCTACGGCCCGCAAGAGACCCACAAGGGCGCGCAGGCTTCGGTCGCGCTGAAGGCCTTCCACCAGATCCGCGATACGGGACGACTGCAGCTCTTCAAATCCGATCTTCCCGACTACAAGGACGGCGAGCAGAAGCGCGACTTCATTTACGTGAAGGACATCTGCCTGTGGATCCATGAGCTGCTGACGAAAAAACCCCAGTCCGACATCTACAACATGGGCACGGGTCAGGCCCGCACGTGGGTGGATCTCGCGACCGCGGTCTTCCACGCGCTCGAACGGCCCGTGCAAATCGACTTCATCGAAATGCCCGCGAACCTCAAAGGTCAGTATCAGTATTTCACCGAAGCGAAGATGGAAAAGTGGCGCGCCCAAGGCCTGTCGCCGATCCGTTACGACCTCGAAGCCGGCGTGAAAGACTACGTGCGGAACTTCCTGCTCCAGGAGAAAAATTGA
- a CDS encoding PDZ domain-containing protein, with translation MVHPRTIRLFLLLSLLCALLPGAFRASSSATDFDPKNSNTKNLESYWAEADLNEYDFVKFMADDNCLKSERQFMACVNAISSVAERLKLKFATNGEFEPLTDADIEDRLTEKSELSIWKEIYRENGTEVPYSFLVLWLRLKEHITQPTQMNLLLATGINSYLSVARDPHTYIVPLAYYEEVLSQSETRSAHLGFLARRIKGGAMVRKVMSNSPAARSGLRKGDRILELNGTDVTKLHAAEFNELVRGQSAGRLRLKIRRQAGAQPIVRHLEILRGETQFVSVESRLMEKDTRVGLLTVHKFARETCVNARKHLIGLMEQGIEGLVLDLRDNPGGQVDEAACVAGLFLTPGSLVFQTKYLDPTKKGEVYWAEGPQVYDGPIATLINSGSASAAEIVAGALKDLGRTTLIGERSFGKGSFQDGMLWRQHAKIALFQTQGFYYFASGWTPQIVGLEPDVPAGMGDEGTVSMREEDLYLVPLRPMDLWTGPQGLAWLERSACIASGVAAMDEDSQIQKATDWVRCKTQRAGDMNGNPGL, from the coding sequence GTGGTGCACCCCAGAACGATTCGCCTGTTTTTACTGTTGTCGCTCCTCTGCGCGCTCTTGCCCGGGGCGTTCCGTGCGTCTTCGTCCGCCACCGATTTCGATCCCAAAAACAGCAATACCAAGAACCTCGAATCCTACTGGGCCGAGGCCGATCTGAACGAATACGATTTCGTGAAGTTCATGGCCGACGACAACTGCCTGAAGAGCGAGCGTCAGTTCATGGCCTGCGTGAACGCGATCAGTTCGGTGGCCGAGCGCTTGAAATTGAAGTTCGCCACGAACGGTGAGTTTGAACCGCTGACCGACGCCGATATCGAAGATCGTTTGACCGAAAAGTCCGAACTCAGCATCTGGAAAGAGATCTACCGCGAAAACGGGACGGAAGTTCCGTATTCGTTCTTGGTGCTGTGGCTGCGTTTGAAAGAACACATCACGCAACCCACGCAGATGAACCTGCTGCTCGCGACCGGTATCAACTCCTACTTGAGCGTCGCGCGCGATCCGCACACCTACATCGTGCCGCTCGCGTACTACGAAGAGGTCCTGTCGCAGTCGGAAACCCGTTCGGCGCACCTGGGCTTTTTGGCCCGTCGGATCAAGGGCGGTGCCATGGTCCGCAAGGTCATGTCGAACTCGCCCGCCGCGCGTTCGGGTCTGCGCAAGGGCGATCGCATCTTGGAGTTGAACGGCACCGACGTGACGAAGCTTCACGCGGCCGAATTCAACGAGCTGGTCCGTGGCCAAAGCGCGGGCCGACTGCGTTTGAAGATTCGCCGTCAGGCGGGGGCACAGCCGATCGTACGTCATCTCGAAATCCTGCGCGGGGAAACCCAGTTCGTCTCGGTGGAAAGCCGCTTGATGGAGAAAGACACGCGCGTGGGTCTATTGACCGTGCATAAGTTCGCGCGGGAAACCTGCGTGAACGCGCGCAAACATCTGATCGGTCTGATGGAGCAAGGGATCGAGGGTTTGGTGCTGGATCTGCGGGACAACCCCGGCGGTCAAGTGGACGAAGCGGCCTGCGTGGCGGGACTTTTCCTGACGCCGGGTTCTTTGGTCTTCCAAACGAAGTATCTGGATCCCACGAAAAAAGGCGAAGTCTACTGGGCCGAGGGGCCGCAGGTGTATGACGGTCCCATCGCGACCTTGATCAACAGCGGCTCGGCTTCGGCGGCCGAGATCGTCGCGGGCGCACTCAAGGACCTGGGCCGCACCACGCTCATCGGTGAGCGGAGTTTCGGTAAAGGCAGCTTCCAAGACGGGATGTTATGGCGTCAGCACGCGAAAATCGCGCTCTTCCAAACGCAAGGCTTCTACTATTTCGCGAGCGGTTGGACGCCGCAAATCGTGGGGCTTGAGCCCGACGTTCCCGCCGGGATGGGCGATGAGGGCACGGTCTCGATGCGTGAAGAGGACCTGTACCTGGTGCCGTTGCGCCCGATGGATCTGTGGACCGGTCCCCAGGGACTGGCTTGGCTGGAGCGCTCGGCCTGTATCGCCAGCGGCGTGGCCGCGATGGATGAAGACTCGCAAATTCAAAAAGCCACCGATTGGGTTCGTTGCAAGACTCAACGTGCGGGCGACATGAACGGGAACCCTGGATTATGA
- a CDS encoding serine esterase — MSLTTEFKCEFLPAARPSKKLMLVLHGKGDSSKPFRKFNEEINLPEMNYLLLNAPRKYMDGYSWYGDPPFQADAVPKMRERLMKVIDQLVEQGWDTKDIYVFGFSQGCLIGADLVLHERRDFAGFIGVSGYFHFYPGWRRELSSKKHRTPWVMLHGQRDRVLPIEDTRFGMEKIKSLGMKIDWHESQKGHSMDQDEADVIHAWLKKQLGR; from the coding sequence ATGAGCCTGACCACCGAATTCAAATGCGAATTTCTTCCGGCGGCGCGGCCGTCGAAAAAGTTGATGCTCGTTCTGCACGGCAAGGGCGACAGCTCGAAGCCGTTTCGCAAATTCAACGAAGAGATCAATCTGCCGGAGATGAACTATCTGCTGCTGAATGCGCCCCGCAAATACATGGATGGCTATTCTTGGTACGGCGATCCGCCGTTTCAAGCCGACGCCGTCCCCAAGATGCGCGAGCGTTTGATGAAAGTGATCGATCAGTTGGTCGAGCAAGGCTGGGACACGAAGGACATCTACGTCTTCGGTTTCTCGCAAGGCTGCCTGATCGGTGCGGATCTCGTGTTGCACGAGCGCCGCGACTTCGCGGGTTTCATCGGGGTCAGCGGCTATTTCCATTTCTATCCGGGCTGGCGGCGCGAGCTGTCGTCCAAAAAACACCGCACGCCGTGGGTGATGCTGCATGGTCAGCGCGACCGCGTGCTGCCCATCGAAGACACACGCTTCGGGATGGAGAAGATCAAATCATTGGGAATGAAGATCGACTGGCACGAATCACAAAAAGGCCACTCGATGGACCAAGACGAAGCCGACGTGATCCACGCCTGGCTGAAGAAACAGCTGGGCAGGTAG
- a CDS encoding alpha/beta hydrolase, with protein MRTLFALLLLIPAWSWAQAPRTWQKGLTTLNDGVPRYVEYLPAAPGKSTLVFTNGLVYDLRRWRDLTAKLEEKGYGVVLYYFRGQHRTLLAETETFGKPKFFRDGLEGGDFTDELFQLTEALGLKKTTVVGLSYGAHIAARYADAHPDRVERLVFLAPLVVSLDKYDAQGAWIMQSLDWIKLWWGPFLGPYFYESAYRQIYSSYLAQRILPDRVPEELREIPDIYRESVFHLIRAVRSFDLRELEFKKLPAGSVTYILAQEDEKRAFEDQLKAARNVSPGRLQQLIYMPNSSHAIPDSQGAAAAHLLDLLIRDDARLQRGGASILDGDTLRPWTEAP; from the coding sequence ATGAGAACACTCTTCGCGCTACTGCTGTTGATTCCCGCCTGGAGCTGGGCCCAGGCTCCCCGCACTTGGCAAAAAGGTCTGACGACCCTGAACGACGGCGTCCCCCGTTACGTCGAATACCTGCCCGCCGCTCCCGGAAAATCCACCCTGGTGTTCACCAACGGACTCGTCTACGACTTGCGCCGCTGGCGCGACCTGACCGCCAAACTGGAAGAAAAAGGTTACGGCGTCGTCCTTTACTATTTCCGCGGCCAGCACCGCACCCTGCTTGCCGAAACCGAAACCTTCGGCAAGCCGAAGTTTTTCCGTGACGGTCTTGAAGGTGGCGACTTCACCGATGAACTGTTTCAGCTCACCGAAGCGCTCGGCTTGAAGAAAACGACGGTCGTCGGTCTTTCTTACGGCGCGCACATCGCCGCCCGCTACGCCGACGCCCACCCCGACCGCGTCGAGCGTCTGGTCTTCTTGGCTCCGCTCGTGGTTTCGCTCGACAAATACGACGCGCAAGGCGCGTGGATCATGCAGAGCCTCGATTGGATCAAACTATGGTGGGGACCGTTCTTGGGCCCGTACTTTTACGAAAGCGCTTACCGTCAGATCTATTCGAGCTACCTCGCCCAGCGCATTCTTCCCGACCGCGTTCCGGAAGAGCTGCGCGAGATTCCCGACATCTATCGCGAGTCGGTCTTTCACTTGATTCGCGCGGTCCGTAGCTTCGACCTTCGCGAGCTTGAGTTCAAAAAACTTCCTGCGGGTTCGGTGACCTACATCCTCGCGCAAGAGGACGAAAAGCGCGCATTCGAGGATCAGCTCAAAGCCGCACGCAACGTCTCCCCGGGACGTCTGCAGCAGTTGATCTACATGCCGAATTCGTCGCACGCGATTCCCGACTCGCAAGGTGCGGCGGCGGCGCACCTTCTGGACCTACTGATCCGCGACGATGCACGACTTCAGCGGGGCGGTGCCTCGATCCTGGACGGCGATACCCTGCGCCCCTGGACCGAAGCCCCGTGA
- a CDS encoding putative porin, with protein MGIITFNFFLPILIATALFRAAPAFAQGAASQPAAAQPAAPLPAEASSLDPAPPETSSVEAAPVVEKKVDKSLKWKGDLRLRGQIENTEAADSRKTGRIRARLGFRADVSETLGTEFRLATTTNYRSTNQSLGDDKDPGFTRRYMGLDLAYADWKPTSWFRLNAGRIPQWHQRPGGTQVLLDEDIALEGYSVRGEAPLTESWKIGWGVGSALIRENYDALVYSEDHTDNFLHTGDLTFINDDWKFKIGISVFNFVGVQGRLFSELAAGGAPLGNSEFPAGTVKNNFRPVRAYVDQGFAALGGDMNLFAERIVNEDTRDPNRAWWIGTGYSRKPWTAQIAYGEIESDAVPAVFTFSDFAAGQTDTRGFMWSLQYQINKNFNFKYTQFANRQFVSERNLQYVRTHLDLSGSF; from the coding sequence TTGGGCATTATTACCTTTAATTTCTTTTTACCGATTCTGATCGCCACCGCGCTCTTCCGCGCGGCGCCCGCATTCGCGCAAGGGGCCGCGTCTCAGCCGGCCGCAGCTCAGCCCGCCGCACCTCTGCCGGCCGAAGCCAGCTCGCTCGACCCGGCCCCTCCGGAAACCAGCTCGGTGGAAGCCGCGCCGGTTGTGGAAAAGAAGGTGGATAAAAGCCTGAAGTGGAAAGGCGACCTCCGCCTGCGCGGCCAGATCGAAAACACCGAGGCCGCCGATTCGCGCAAGACGGGTCGCATCCGTGCGCGGCTGGGCTTCCGCGCGGACGTCAGCGAAACGCTCGGGACGGAATTCCGTCTGGCGACGACCACCAATTACCGTTCGACCAATCAATCCCTGGGTGACGACAAAGATCCCGGCTTCACCCGTCGCTACATGGGACTCGATCTCGCGTACGCGGATTGGAAACCCACGTCATGGTTCCGCTTGAACGCGGGCCGTATTCCGCAGTGGCACCAACGGCCGGGAGGAACGCAAGTTCTGCTCGACGAGGACATCGCGCTCGAGGGCTACTCGGTACGCGGGGAAGCCCCCCTGACCGAAAGTTGGAAGATCGGGTGGGGCGTGGGCAGCGCGCTCATCCGTGAAAACTACGACGCCCTCGTGTATTCCGAAGACCATACCGACAATTTCCTGCACACGGGTGACCTGACGTTCATCAACGACGACTGGAAATTCAAAATCGGCATCAGCGTCTTCAATTTCGTCGGCGTCCAGGGACGGCTGTTCTCGGAGCTCGCGGCCGGCGGCGCGCCCTTGGGCAATTCGGAATTTCCGGCGGGCACCGTGAAGAACAACTTCCGTCCGGTGCGCGCCTACGTCGATCAAGGCTTCGCGGCTCTCGGCGGCGACATGAACCTCTTCGCCGAGCGGATCGTGAACGAGGACACGCGCGATCCCAACCGGGCGTGGTGGATCGGCACCGGCTACTCACGCAAACCTTGGACCGCGCAAATCGCCTACGGCGAAATCGAAAGCGACGCCGTGCCCGCAGTCTTCACGTTCTCGGACTTCGCGGCCGGCCAGACCGATACGCGCGGGTTCATGTGGTCTTTGCAATACCAGATCAACAAGAACTTCAATTTCAAATACACCCAGTTCGCGAACCGCCAATTCGTCAGCGAGCGCAACCTGCAGTACGTACGCACCCACCTCGATCTGAGTGGCAGCTTTTAG
- a CDS encoding substrate-binding domain-containing protein: protein MKKLVFSALVFAAATASAQNKVLFAGSDTLGGMMTDAIIAAGMDSQIQYTGGGSGLAEKGLANGDQNIGPMSREIKPEVLNEMKARGLDVVPHVIGLDGIALFVKASSPVQALDLPTVTRIFTCEITQWEQIPGSNLRGQIRVVRRNDASGTTDAFKHFTGLKNFGACVTVLNETADIAEATARDGLTIGYAGLSGKLADNRTLAIAKSAGAAPVLPNTTSIRNFSYPMARNLYVYEVIGRELSQPEADLMSYVTDRSFMDPIVQSHEFITID from the coding sequence ATGAAAAAGCTTGTGTTCTCGGCTCTGGTCTTCGCGGCAGCCACCGCTTCCGCACAAAACAAAGTTCTGTTCGCTGGCTCGGATACCCTCGGCGGTATGATGACCGACGCGATCATCGCGGCGGGCATGGACTCGCAAATCCAGTACACCGGCGGCGGCTCGGGTCTGGCGGAAAAAGGTCTGGCGAACGGCGATCAAAACATCGGTCCCATGTCGCGCGAAATCAAACCCGAAGTCCTCAATGAAATGAAAGCACGCGGTTTGGACGTCGTTCCCCACGTCATCGGTCTGGACGGCATCGCGCTCTTCGTGAAAGCGTCGAGCCCCGTGCAAGCCCTGGATCTGCCCACCGTCACTCGCATCTTCACTTGCGAAATCACCCAGTGGGAACAAATCCCCGGTTCGAATCTGCGCGGCCAAATCCGCGTCGTTCGCCGTAACGACGCTTCGGGCACCACCGACGCGTTCAAACACTTCACCGGCCTGAAGAACTTCGGTGCTTGCGTGACCGTTCTGAACGAAACCGCGGATATCGCCGAAGCGACAGCGCGCGACGGTCTGACCATCGGTTACGCGGGTCTCTCGGGTAAACTGGCGGACAACCGTACCCTCGCGATCGCAAAGTCGGCTGGTGCGGCTCCCGTGCTGCCCAACACCACTTCGATCCGCAACTTCTCGTACCCCATGGCACGTAACCTCTACGTTTACGAAGTCATCGGCCGCGAGCTGAGCCAACCCGAGGCGGACCTGATGAGCTACGTCACTGACCGCTCGTTCATGGACCCGATCGTCCAATCGCACGAATTCATCACCATCGACTAG
- a CDS encoding putative porin — protein MKYIIALFVFMGWMPRIFAQGLELKPEWSGDLRYRLVQAKEAEDQPRPYQQLRARLQVKAEVNPELRAVIRLATASSAISTNQTLGDSKDPGFARRSFGLDLAAMQWTAVKGLTVSGGRVPNPYFSAGKNQLVFDSDLNFEGLSVQYKTGGFFVNAGAFLISENYDSATRSDVVDIGIPGFQLGYSHDFGGVQATIHYANQNYVNVQDQLITSLDKGASYDMYSIPFDRYRGNSIYRLLPGDPFRMSNKYVLDIVGAEVKSKLALVDVNLFADFVKNREVSTDGSGHEFGIGFKWERTSLGFGLIRKEADSVIGAYSDSDANGGGTDADGRRITVGYQFSDNSAFAINQYNAKRGISSTERDYSLTQVDFMMNF, from the coding sequence ATGAAGTACATCATCGCACTCTTCGTATTTATGGGATGGATGCCGCGAATCTTCGCGCAAGGCTTGGAGCTGAAACCCGAGTGGTCCGGCGACCTCCGTTACCGCTTGGTCCAAGCCAAAGAAGCCGAAGATCAACCCCGCCCTTACCAACAGTTGCGCGCGCGCCTGCAAGTAAAGGCCGAAGTGAATCCCGAGCTGCGCGCGGTGATCCGTCTGGCGACGGCTTCCTCCGCCATCAGCACGAATCAGACTTTGGGGGACTCGAAAGACCCCGGCTTCGCCCGCCGCAGTTTCGGCCTGGATCTGGCGGCCATGCAGTGGACCGCGGTCAAAGGACTCACGGTCTCGGGCGGACGCGTCCCCAATCCCTATTTCTCGGCGGGTAAAAATCAGCTCGTCTTCGATTCGGATCTGAACTTCGAGGGCCTCTCGGTCCAGTACAAAACCGGCGGCTTTTTCGTGAACGCCGGGGCTTTCCTGATCTCGGAAAACTACGACTCGGCCACTCGTTCGGACGTCGTGGACATCGGCATCCCGGGTTTCCAGCTGGGCTACAGCCATGACTTCGGCGGCGTCCAAGCGACGATCCACTATGCGAATCAAAACTACGTGAACGTGCAGGATCAGCTCATCACCAGTCTGGATAAAGGCGCGAGCTACGATATGTACTCGATCCCCTTCGACCGCTACCGCGGGAACTCGATCTACCGTTTGTTGCCCGGCGACCCTTTCCGCATGTCGAACAAATACGTGCTCGACATCGTGGGCGCCGAGGTGAAATCCAAACTCGCCCTCGTCGACGTGAATCTCTTCGCGGATTTCGTCAAAAACCGCGAGGTCTCGACCGACGGTAGCGGTCACGAGTTCGGCATCGGCTTCAAGTGGGAGCGCACCTCGCTGGGCTTCGGTTTGATCCGTAAAGAAGCCGACTCGGTCATCGGCGCCTACTCCGACAGCGACGCCAATGGCGGCGGCACGGATGCGGACGGCCGTCGTATCACCGTGGGCTATCAGTTCAGCGACAACTCCGCCTTCGCCATCAATCAATACAATGCCAAACGCGGTATCAGTTCGACCGAGCGCGATTACAGCCTCACCCAAGTCGACTTCATGATGAACTTCTAA
- the xth gene encoding exodeoxyribonuclease III — MDGGMKSTLKLVSWNVNGIRACGKKGLPEFVAQEEPDILCLQETKANLEQVEPDLQRLGYEYADWSSAVRKGYSGVATFSIRPPDRVVKGTGNKDYDSEGRFVITTYPEFDLYNIYFPNGGSGELRHNFKQGFLRDLNVHLAKELAAGKKIVVVGDYNVAHAEHDVHDPKRLSKESGFLPEERAWLTSFLELGFVDTFRHFHPEAKERYSWWSYRELARVNNRGWRIDYICISRNLLPHLTSADILDQVEGSDHCPVVAEFKF, encoded by the coding sequence ATGGATGGGGGCATGAAGTCCACTCTGAAATTGGTCTCTTGGAATGTGAACGGGATTCGTGCTTGCGGCAAAAAGGGTTTGCCTGAATTTGTCGCGCAGGAAGAGCCTGATATTCTTTGCCTGCAGGAAACGAAAGCGAATCTAGAGCAGGTCGAACCCGATCTGCAGCGTTTGGGCTATGAATACGCGGACTGGTCCAGCGCCGTGCGTAAGGGCTATTCGGGAGTGGCGACTTTTTCAATTCGTCCGCCCGACCGGGTCGTGAAAGGCACCGGGAATAAGGATTACGACTCGGAGGGGCGTTTCGTGATTACCACCTACCCCGAGTTCGATTTGTACAACATCTACTTCCCTAACGGCGGCTCGGGAGAGCTGCGCCACAATTTCAAACAGGGCTTCCTGCGCGATCTCAACGTCCATCTGGCGAAGGAACTCGCGGCGGGAAAAAAGATCGTCGTCGTCGGTGATTACAACGTCGCGCACGCGGAGCATGACGTTCACGATCCCAAACGCTTGTCGAAAGAGAGCGGCTTTTTGCCGGAAGAGCGCGCATGGTTGACCTCGTTCCTGGAGCTGGGCTTCGTCGATACTTTCCGCCACTTCCATCCCGAAGCGAAAGAGCGTTACAGTTGGTGGAGTTACCGTGAGCTGGCCCGTGTGAACAACCGCGGCTGGCGGATCGATTACATTTGCATCAGCCGAAATCTGTTGCCCCATTTGACCAGCGCCGACATCCTGGATCAGGTCGAGGGCAGTGACCACTGTCCCGTTGTCGCGGAGTTCAAGTTTTGA
- a CDS encoding MBL fold metallo-hydrolase, whose amino-acid sequence MMKWRGWGQALVLCGGLAIGGCAVAYEGPKSDHFDGQKFFLPGGPNNAKSFLTLLKWQMTADRKVWPAWTENTKQNDFSRAPAPGEHHIHFVNHATLYVHTSQGAFITDPLFSLRASPFQWAGPKRVRPPGTELESLPKLDFVLVSHNHYDHLDEESLVRLKDKYDPKFFVALGDGALLKKRGITKVTEMDWYQTAKVGEFEIVFVPSQHWSARGMFDRNESLWGGYIVRSQGKQIYFAGDSGYGPVFKDIHARYGDMDISFLPIGAYEPRWFMEEMHMNPDDAVKAHQDVKSKRSIGIHFGTFQLTDEGIDEPATDLQTALKKYPELTPFVVPDNGETFYW is encoded by the coding sequence ATGATGAAATGGCGTGGTTGGGGGCAGGCGCTCGTTCTTTGCGGAGGACTGGCGATCGGAGGATGTGCGGTGGCATATGAAGGACCGAAATCGGACCACTTCGACGGTCAGAAATTCTTCCTGCCCGGTGGCCCGAACAACGCCAAAAGTTTTCTGACGCTACTCAAATGGCAGATGACGGCCGACCGCAAAGTCTGGCCCGCGTGGACCGAAAACACGAAGCAGAACGACTTCTCGCGCGCACCGGCGCCCGGTGAACACCATATTCATTTCGTGAATCACGCGACCCTTTACGTGCATACTTCCCAGGGCGCGTTTATCACGGATCCTTTGTTTTCGCTGCGCGCGAGCCCTTTCCAGTGGGCGGGACCGAAGCGGGTGCGCCCGCCGGGGACCGAGCTCGAGTCGCTACCGAAACTCGATTTCGTGCTCGTCTCGCATAACCATTACGATCATCTGGACGAAGAGAGTCTGGTCCGTCTGAAGGACAAATACGATCCGAAGTTTTTCGTCGCCCTCGGCGACGGCGCGTTGTTGAAAAAACGCGGCATCACCAAGGTCACCGAGATGGATTGGTACCAGACCGCGAAGGTCGGCGAGTTCGAGATCGTCTTCGTGCCTTCCCAACACTGGTCGGCGCGGGGGATGTTCGATCGCAACGAAAGCCTGTGGGGCGGTTACATCGTCCGCTCGCAGGGGAAGCAGATCTACTTTGCGGGGGACTCGGGTTACGGTCCGGTCTTCAAGGACATTCACGCCCGTTACGGCGATATGGACATCTCGTTTCTGCCCATCGGCGCCTACGAGCCGCGCTGGTTCATGGAAGAGATGCACATGAATCCCGACGACGCGGTGAAGGCGCATCAGGACGTGAAGTCCAAGCGCTCCATCGGCATCCACTTCGGAACTTTTCAGCTGACGGACGAAGGCATCGACGAGCCCGCGACCGATCTGCAGACCGCGCTCAAAAAATACCCCGAGCTGACGCCCTTCGTGGTGCCGGATAACGGCGAAACCTTTTACTGGTGA
- a CDS encoding penicillin-binding protein, with translation MRRNLKGSVLTWMVVFVAPWAFAGWLINNSHATSQNEATGRNEKQDWVVQEVSSRIRGKEFPKSINDGRENFAIEYTLNDQLQHEAERLLSAYKPDFGAIVVVEARTGKVRAMASFERGEKIGENLAIRGTFPAASIFKMVTAAAAVDRRGMDPEGLIHFNGGSHTLYRRNAMSTVVNRWTREVSLREAFARSFNTAFARVAFEKLQPQDLEEYAFRFGFNRQIHGDLLFDQSVTEIPSEKNFHMAEIASGFNRVTKMSPLHGALMAATIANDGKMPKVQMIEKVTDQSNRVVLEGTPATDFDVLTADGNDKMKVLMEETIVSGTSRKSFKHLRRDRRFREVELGGKTGSLTGTNPRGKTDWFVGYAIGDNGEKLAIAAVTVHEKLWRVKSSILAQSVVRRHFRDMEAWVARHDQASETER, from the coding sequence ATGCGCAGAAATTTGAAGGGGTCGGTACTGACCTGGATGGTCGTCTTCGTCGCTCCATGGGCTTTTGCCGGATGGTTGATCAATAATTCCCATGCGACGTCTCAGAATGAGGCGACGGGCCGCAATGAAAAGCAAGATTGGGTGGTGCAAGAGGTCTCGAGCCGTATTCGCGGCAAAGAGTTTCCGAAAAGCATCAATGACGGTCGCGAGAACTTCGCGATCGAATACACCCTGAACGATCAGCTGCAGCACGAAGCGGAGCGCCTGTTGTCGGCGTACAAACCCGATTTCGGCGCCATCGTCGTCGTCGAGGCGCGCACGGGCAAGGTCCGCGCGATGGCCTCTTTTGAACGCGGTGAAAAGATCGGCGAGAACCTCGCGATCCGGGGCACCTTCCCCGCCGCCTCGATCTTCAAAATGGTGACCGCGGCGGCCGCCGTCGATCGGCGCGGCATGGATCCCGAAGGCCTGATCCACTTCAACGGTGGCAGCCACACGCTGTACCGCCGGAACGCGATGTCGACCGTGGTCAACCGTTGGACCCGCGAAGTTTCTTTGCGCGAGGCCTTCGCCCGCAGCTTCAACACCGCCTTCGCCCGCGTCGCCTTTGAAAAACTTCAGCCCCAGGATCTGGAAGAGTACGCGTTCCGCTTCGGCTTCAATCGCCAAATCCACGGCGACCTTTTGTTCGATCAAAGCGTGACCGAAATTCCCAGCGAGAAGAACTTCCACATGGCCGAGATCGCCTCCGGCTTCAACCGCGTCACCAAGATGAGCCCGCTGCACGGCGCGCTGATGGCGGCGACGATCGCGAACGACGGGAAGATGCCCAAGGTGCAGATGATCGAAAAGGTCACCGATCAATCGAATCGCGTCGTCCTTGAGGGCACGCCCGCGACCGACTTCGACGTCCTGACCGCCGACGGCAACGATAAAATGAAAGTCCTGATGGAAGAGACGATCGTGTCGGGAACTTCGCGCAAAAGCTTCAAGCACCTGCGTCGCGACCGCCGCTTCCGCGAGGTCGAACTCGGCGGCAAAACGGGCTCACTGACCGGCACCAATCCCCGGGGCAAAACCGACTGGTTCGTCGGCTACGCCATCGGCGACAACGGCGAAAAACTCGCCATCGCCGCGGTCACCGTTCATGAAAAACTCTGGCGCGTGAAATCTTCGATCCTCGCGCAATCGGTCGTACGCCGTCACTTCCGCGACATGGAAGCCTGGGTCGCCCGTCACGATCAAGCCTCGGAAACCGAGCGCTAA